From Clostridiales bacterium, one genomic window encodes:
- a CDS encoding TatD family hydrolase, with protein MLIDTHAHLNDPRYKDNYKDIIQDLPRHNVGRIICASYDKQSSSKACKIASEFDIVYFSVGTHPHNAKDFVKDDLKFYQSFADQEKLVAIGEIGLDYHYNFSPKYAQKSAFLYQLEMAHILGLPVIVHSREAYDDTLKILDDNQEFTKNGILVHCYTGDLYFAQEILKRGFYLSFGGAITYKNNHLAYEVITNIPLDKVVLETDCPYLTPMPHRGKINEPKHIKYVAEKIAEWKNIAAEQVEQITAQNAYDFFKKMK; from the coding sequence ATGCTTATAGATACCCATGCCCATCTTAACGACCCTAGATATAAAGATAACTATAAAGATATAATCCAAGACTTGCCGCGGCATAATGTGGGCCGAATAATTTGCGCAAGCTACGACAAGCAATCGTCCAGCAAGGCCTGCAAGATAGCTTCTGAGTTTGATATAGTATATTTTTCCGTAGGAACGCATCCCCATAACGCCAAAGATTTTGTCAAGGACGACTTAAAGTTTTATCAATCTTTTGCCGATCAAGAGAAATTGGTGGCCATAGGCGAAATAGGGCTTGATTACCATTACAATTTTTCGCCCAAATACGCCCAAAAATCCGCTTTTTTGTATCAACTGGAAATGGCGCATATCTTGGGCTTGCCCGTTATCGTCCATAGCCGCGAAGCATATGACGACACGCTTAAGATTTTGGACGACAACCAAGAATTTACCAAAAACGGCATTTTGGTGCATTGTTATACGGGCGACTTGTATTTTGCCCAAGAGATATTAAAACGCGGGTTTTATCTTTCTTTTGGCGGAGCGATAACATATAAAAACAACCATTTGGCTTACGAGGTAATAACCAATATCCCGCTTGATAAAGTGGTTTTGGAAACGGATTGCCCTTACTTAACGCCCATGCCGCACAGAGGCAAGATTAACGAGCCAAAGCATATAAAATATGTGGCCGAAAAGATAGCCGAATGGAAAAATATCGCCGCAGAGCAAGTAGAACAAATCACCGCCCAAAACGCATATGATTTTTTTAAGAAGATGAAATAA
- a CDS encoding radical SAM protein → MNKNNYIYEYGQKLYINLTNRCSNRCSFCIRNNLDEVNGYNLWLEKEPEAQEIIALLEQKDLSKYPEVVICGYGEPTFRIEQLVEIAQYLKSRGAKVRLDTNGQGNLINNYDIVPKLKGNIDKVSISLNHYNAREYDKICLSVFGEQGFYAMLDFAKACKNAGIDTRLTVVDVLKEEDINKCKQLAQSLGIKLDIRSYIDKKQ, encoded by the coding sequence ATGAATAAGAATAATTATATTTACGAATACGGACAAAAGTTATATATAAATTTGACCAACAGGTGCAGCAATAGATGTTCGTTCTGCATAAGAAATAATCTAGACGAAGTTAACGGATATAATCTATGGCTTGAAAAAGAGCCCGAAGCCCAAGAAATTATAGCCTTGCTTGAGCAAAAAGATTTGTCCAAATATCCCGAGGTAGTGATTTGCGGCTACGGCGAGCCTACTTTTCGGATAGAACAGCTTGTGGAAATCGCCCAATATCTAAAATCGCGCGGCGCAAAAGTAAGGCTGGACACCAACGGTCAGGGCAACCTTATTAATAATTACGACATCGTCCCTAAGCTAAAAGGCAATATAGACAAGGTCAGCATAAGCCTTAATCATTACAACGCGCGGGAGTATGACAAAATTTGCCTTAGCGTGTTTGGCGAGCAAGGTTTTTACGCAATGCTAGACTTTGCCAAGGCCTGCAAAAACGCGGGGATAGACACAAGGCTTACCGTCGTGGATGTTTTAAAAGAAGAAGACATAAACAAATGCAAACAGCTGGCCCAAAGTCTTGGCATTAAATTGGATATAAGAAGCTATATAGATAAAAAGCAATAA
- a CDS encoding cation transporter has translation MDARIKALQKINIISLVVNALLAIMKIITGVFALSAAVMADGVHSLSDIGTTVISMIAVGFSSEKSDKHHPYGHERIEFVISIVIAFVLIITAVGFLANSIKGLILPPEPIKYLNVSIIIMIISIFMKEGLYQISIRASKKHHSQAIKAAAIDNRTDALSSIAVLIGLIFAYFNIYFMEQIASIIVAGIILFEAIKIIVISAKQLIDSSVGEEIENKIKERAMKMTDILAIESLKTRKFGSRLYVDIDIIVDKNVSFERAHEISHNVHDLIEKEFNAKHVQVHTSPSK, from the coding sequence ATGGACGCGAGAATAAAAGCCCTTCAAAAAATCAATATAATATCTTTGGTCGTCAACGCTTTGCTCGCGATAATGAAAATCATTACGGGCGTTTTCGCCTTGAGCGCGGCGGTAATGGCGGACGGCGTCCATAGTTTATCGGATATAGGCACTACCGTTATTTCAATGATAGCGGTAGGTTTTAGCTCGGAAAAAAGCGACAAGCACCATCCATACGGTCATGAAAGGATAGAGTTTGTAATCAGCATTGTCATCGCTTTTGTATTGATTATCACGGCGGTCGGCTTTTTGGCAAATTCAATAAAGGGGCTTATCTTGCCGCCCGAGCCGATAAAGTATCTCAATGTTTCAATAATTATTATGATCATTTCTATTTTTATGAAAGAAGGTCTTTATCAAATAAGCATAAGGGCCAGCAAAAAACACCATTCCCAAGCGATAAAAGCGGCGGCGATAGACAACCGCACGGACGCGTTGAGCTCAATTGCCGTTTTGATAGGCTTGATTTTCGCTTATTTTAACATATATTTTATGGAACAAATAGCGTCCATTATAGTCGCGGGCATTATATTGTTTGAGGCGATCAAAATCATAGTCATCAGCGCGAAACAGCTGATAGACAGCTCGGTAGGCGAAGAAATTGAAAACAAAATAAAAGAGCGGGCTATGAAAATGACCGATATTTTGGCGATAGAAAGCCTAAAAACCCGCAAGTTTGGCAGTCGTTTGTATGTGGACATAGATATAATAGTGGACAAAAATGTTTCATTTGAGCGCGCGCACGAAATAAGCCATAATGTCCACGATTTAATTGAAAAAGAATTTAACGCCAAGCATGTTCAAGTGCATACCAGCCCGTCAAAATAA
- a CDS encoding uracil-DNA glycosylase has protein sequence MVKFNNDWDDILKDEFQKDYYKKIREFLKYEYTHYTVYPDMYDIFNALKTTSLGDVKIVILGQDPYHGEGQAHGMCFSVKPNVPIPPSLQNIFLELKDDLGLKIPDNGCLIEWAMQGVLLLNTVLTVRAGRPNSHKNIGWEIFTDQVINIINRQKQNVVFLLWGNNAKSKKVLIDADKHYILETVHPSPFSAYGGFFGCRHFSKTNQYLIEHGIQPINWQISDIKDNHYLYMVR, from the coding sequence GTGGTCAAGTTCAATAACGATTGGGACGATATTTTAAAAGACGAGTTTCAAAAAGATTATTACAAAAAGATACGAGAGTTTTTAAAATACGAATATACGCATTATACGGTATATCCCGATATGTATGATATTTTCAACGCCTTAAAGACCACATCTTTGGGCGATGTAAAAATCGTCATATTGGGACAAGACCCCTACCACGGCGAAGGCCAAGCGCACGGCATGTGTTTTTCGGTCAAGCCCAATGTTCCTATTCCGCCGTCGCTGCAAAATATATTTTTGGAATTAAAAGATGATTTAGGGCTGAAAATCCCCGATAACGGATGCTTGATAGAATGGGCGATGCAAGGGGTGTTATTGTTAAACACTGTTTTGACCGTAAGGGCGGGCAGGCCAAACTCCCACAAAAACATAGGCTGGGAGATTTTTACCGACCAAGTCATTAATATAATTAACCGGCAAAAGCAAAATGTCGTGTTTTTGCTGTGGGGCAATAACGCAAAAAGCAAAAAAGTTTTGATAGATGCTGATAAGCATTACATATTAGAAACCGTCCATCCCAGCCCGTTTTCCGCATACGGCGGTTTTTTTGGCTGCCGCCACTTTTCCAAAACCAATCAATACCTAATTGAGCATGGAATACAGCCGATTAATTGGCAAATATCAGACATAAAAGACAACCATTATCTTTATATGGTTAGATAA